From one Candidatus Zymogenaceae bacterium genomic stretch:
- a CDS encoding citramalate synthase, whose translation MRLVKIYDTTLRDGAQAEDIAFIVEDKLKIARKLDDLGVHYIEGGWPGANPKDDAFFSGMKGVRLNIAKLSAFGSTRRKGKAAKDDEMIQALLKAETDAITVVGKTWDIHVSTALNASLDENLDMISDTFSYLKGKAAELFFDAEHFFDGFKADPDYALKCLKRAEESGADVLVLCDTNGGVMPWEVTEIVGRIKKELKTPLGIHCHNDNGLGVANSLAAILAGADQVQGTINGYGERCGNANLCTIIANLKLKMDIECISDKQLERLREVSRYVDEMANRLPDKHRPYVGESAFAHKGGIHVSAVKKNPLTYEHINPTLVGNQQRILVSDQSGLSNIRFKAEQFGINLDEHADGGKKLIEQIKILEERGYQFEGADASFEILMNRTLGQHTPYFHLRGFRVIVERRQQEAEPLSEATIMIDVDNRIEHTAAVGNGPVNALDNAIRKALEKFYPELSDMKLLDFKVRVLTTEDGTKAVVRVLIESGDKEDTWETVGVDENIIQASWTALVDSIEYKLLKDERKRRVLKKK comes from the coding sequence ATGAGACTTGTCAAGATATACGACACAACACTGAGAGACGGCGCCCAGGCGGAGGACATCGCCTTTATCGTCGAGGACAAGCTGAAGATTGCCAGAAAGCTCGACGATCTGGGCGTGCACTACATCGAGGGGGGCTGGCCCGGCGCCAACCCGAAGGACGACGCTTTCTTCTCCGGCATGAAGGGAGTGCGCCTCAACATCGCCAAGCTTTCCGCCTTCGGCTCCACCCGGAGAAAGGGAAAAGCGGCCAAAGACGACGAGATGATCCAGGCCCTCCTGAAGGCCGAGACGGACGCGATCACCGTCGTCGGCAAGACCTGGGATATCCACGTCTCCACGGCCCTCAATGCGAGTCTCGACGAAAACCTGGATATGATCTCCGATACCTTTTCCTATCTCAAGGGAAAGGCGGCGGAGCTCTTTTTCGACGCCGAGCACTTCTTCGACGGCTTCAAGGCCGACCCGGACTACGCCCTCAAATGCCTCAAGCGGGCCGAGGAAAGCGGCGCGGACGTGCTCGTCTTGTGCGACACCAACGGCGGCGTCATGCCCTGGGAGGTGACGGAGATCGTCGGCCGGATAAAGAAGGAGCTGAAAACGCCCCTCGGCATCCACTGTCACAACGACAACGGCCTGGGCGTGGCCAACAGCCTGGCGGCGATCCTCGCCGGCGCAGACCAGGTCCAGGGGACCATCAACGGATACGGCGAGCGGTGCGGCAACGCGAACCTCTGCACCATCATCGCGAACCTCAAGCTCAAGATGGATATCGAGTGCATCTCCGACAAGCAGCTCGAGCGGCTCCGGGAGGTCTCCCGGTACGTGGACGAGATGGCCAACCGCCTTCCGGACAAGCACCGCCCCTACGTGGGGGAGAGCGCCTTCGCCCACAAGGGGGGCATCCACGTCAGCGCCGTCAAGAAGAACCCCCTGACCTACGAACACATCAACCCGACGCTTGTGGGAAACCAGCAGCGCATCCTGGTCAGCGATCAATCGGGCCTTTCCAATATCCGCTTCAAGGCCGAGCAGTTCGGCATCAACCTGGACGAGCACGCCGACGGCGGTAAAAAACTGATCGAACAGATCAAGATCCTGGAGGAGCGGGGCTACCAGTTCGAGGGGGCCGACGCCTCCTTCGAGATACTCATGAACCGCACCCTGGGGCAGCACACGCCCTATTTCCACCTCCGGGGGTTCCGGGTCATCGTGGAGCGCCGCCAGCAGGAGGCGGAGCCGCTTTCCGAGGCGACCATCATGATAGACGTGGATAACCGCATCGAGCACACCGCGGCGGTGGGCAACGGCCCGGTCAACGCCCTGGACAACGCCATCAGGAAGGCCCTGGAGAAGTTCTATCCGGAGCTGTCGGACATGAAGCTTTTGGACTTCAAGGTCCGGGTGCTCACCACCGAGGACGGCACCAAGGCGGTCGTCCGGGTCCTGATAGAATCGGGAGACAAGGAGGACACCTGGGAGACGGTGGGGGTGGATGAGAACATCATCCAGGCGAGCTGGACGGCCCTGGTGGACAGCATCGAATACAAGCTCCTCAAGGACGAGCGCAAGCGAAGGGTCCTTAAGAAGAAATAA